One Vigna unguiculata cultivar IT97K-499-35 chromosome 11, ASM411807v1, whole genome shotgun sequence DNA window includes the following coding sequences:
- the LOC114170642 gene encoding zinc finger protein CONSTANS-LIKE 2-like encodes MEESCALCKKRAAMVCDSDEAKLCWECDDKVHSANFLVAKHSRVLLCRSCHSPTPWKASGTKLTPTVSFCQPCVADRHTRLHRLVNDVRQQQKEEENEALPPSSASATSPPRAAALPFKLLRNNSFSIDSIDSHDGTACSSSEMLPRAVGKDEKMVKGCVSEYK; translated from the exons atgGAGGAATCGTGCGCTCTGTGCAAGAAGAGGGCGGCGATGGTGTGCGACTCCGACGAGGCAAAGCTGTGCTGGGAGTGCGACGACAAAGTTCACAGCGCGAATTTCTTGGTGGCGAAGCATTCGCGTGTGCTTCTGTGTCGTTCCTGCCATTCCCCCACTCCGTGGAAAGCCTCCGGCACCAAACTCACGCCCACCGTCTCCTTCTGTCAACCTTGTGTCGCCGATCGTCATACCAGGTTGCACCGCTTGGTGAACGATGTTCGGCAACAACAGAAAGAAGAGGAGAATGAAGCGCTTCCACCGTCCTCTGCTTCCGCCACGTCACCACCCCGTGCCGCCGCTTTACCGTTCAAGCTATTAAGAAACAACTCTTTCTCCATCGATTCCATCGATTCCCAT GACGGGACAGCGTGTTCTTCCTCAGAGATGCTACCCAGGGCAGTAGGGAAGGATGAAAAGATGGTGAAGGGTTGTGTTAGTGAGTATAAGTAG
- the LOC114170472 gene encoding putative calcium-transporting ATPase 11, plasma membrane-type — translation MEKYLRENFSVQPKNPSESALRRWRSAVSVVKNPRRRFRMVANLAQRAEAEHKRRKLQEKIRVALYVQKAALHFINAGNRRVVDGVDGGGKGGGVGGDTDGSYMLSKETREAGFEIEPDELASIVRSHDKKCLERYEGVGGVARVVRVSLQEGVISVDAEHRQNIYGCNRHAEKPPRSFWMFVWDAMQDLTLIILMACSFVSVGVGIVTEGWPKGMYDGVGIILSILLVVFVTSISDYKQSLQFKDLDKEKKNVSIQVTRDGRRQKVSIHDLVVGDIVHLSIGDVVPADGLLISGFGLLIDESSLSGESDAVNVDHRKPFLLAGTTVQDGSAKMLVTSVGVRTEWGRLMDTLNEGGDDETPLQVKLNGVATIIGKIGLGFALLTFIVLTSRFLWGKIVHHEITKWSLNDASELLNFFATAVIIIVVAVPEGLPLAVTLSLAFAMKKLMNDKALVRHLSACETMGSASCICTDKTGTLTTNHMVVDKIWICGQTKAIKSGNSENVLKSFISEQTFDLLLQSIFQNTGSEIVKGLDGKNKIMGTPTESALLEFGLLLGGDSKFYNDKYKIVKVEPFNSIRKKMSVLVALPGGPNKYRAFCKGASELVVEMCDKVVNADGKVVNSNEQQKSSITEVINGFASEALRTLCIAYKDTEGSSERDRIPEDKYTLIAIVGIKDPVRPGVKEAVKTCLEAGIMVRMVTGDNINTAKAIARECGIFTDGIAIEGPDFRNKSQQELEKIIPKIQVMARSLPLDKHKLVTHLREDFNEVVAVTGDGTNDAPALHEADIGLAMGIAGTEVAKENADVIVMDDNFSTIVKVTRWGRAVYINIQKFVQFQLTVNVVALMLNFVSACVSGSAPLSAVQMLWVNMIMDTLGALALATEPPHDGLMKRPPIGKNSKFITRVMWRNIIGQSIYQIIVLLLLKFRGKKILMLDEHDDTTLLLNTVIFNSFVFCQVFNEINSRDMEKINVFEGMLSSWVFLIVMGITICAQVMIVECLGAFAQTVPLSRELWLASVMIGAVSLVIAVVIKCIPVPSSTYVATHHDGYEQLPTGPELA, via the exons ATGGAGAAGTACCTGAGAGAAAACTTCAGCGTCCAGCCGAAGAACCCTTCCGAGTCCGCCCTCCGCCGATGGAGATCCGCCGTCTCCGTCGTCAAAAATCCCCGCCGCCGCTTCCGCATGGTGGCCAATCTCGCCCAACGCGCCGAAGCGGAACACAAGCGTAGGAAGCTCCAG GAAAAAATACGGGTGGCTCTCTATGTTCAAAAAGCAGCGTTGCATTTTATTAACG CTGGTAACCGTCGTGTTGTTGATGGTGTTGACGGCGGAGGTAAAGGTGGTGGTGTCGGCGGCGACACCGATGGTAGTTATATGCTCTCAAAAGAGACTCGGGAAGCAGGTTTCGAAATTGAGCCCGACGAATTAGCCTCCATCGTTCGATCCCATGACAAGAAATGTTTAGAACGCTATGAAGGAGTGGGAGGAGTAGCAAGGGTTGTTCGTGTGTCCTTGCAAGAGGGCGTTATTTCGGTAGATGCTGAGCACAGACAAAATATCTATGGTTGTAACCGCCATGCCGAGAAGCCCCCCAGAAGCTTTTGGATGTTCGTTTGGGATGCAATGCAGGACTTAACTCTAATCATCCTTATGGCATGTTCTTTCGTTTCAGTTGGTGTTGGAATTGTAACCGAAGGTTGGCCAAAGGGTATGTACGATGGAGTGGGAATCATACTGTCTATACTTTTAGTGGTGTTTGTCACTTCAATCAGCGACTATAAACAGTCTTTGCAATTTAAGGACTtggataaagaaaagaaaaatgtgagcATTCAAGTTACAAGAGACGGCAGAAGGCAAAAAGTTTCAATTCATGATCTAGTGGTAGGAGACATAGTCCATCTTTCAATAGGAGACGTAGTTCCTGCAGATGGGTTATTGATATCTGGTTTCGGCTTATTAATAGACGAATCAAGTCTATCAGGTGAGAGCGACGCTGTGAATGTTGATCATCGGAAGCCCTTTCTTCTTGCCGGGACCACAGTGCAAGATGGGTCTGCAAAGATGTTGGTCACGTCCGTTGGTGTGAGGACGGAATGGGGAAGATTGATGGATACTCTGAACGAAGGAGGAGATGATGAGACACCACTTCAGGTCAAACTAAACGGAGTTGCAACCATTATTGGTAAGATAGGCTTGGGTTTTGCCCTTCTCACATTCATAGTTCTGACGAGCAGGTTTTTGTGGGGGAAAATAGTTCACCATGAGATCACAAAATGGTCCCTCAATGATGCATCCGAGCTTCTCAATTTCTTTGCCACCGCTGTCATTATCATTGTTGTGGCAGTTCCCGAGGGGCTTCCTCTGGCAGTCACACTGAGCCTTGCATTTGCAATGAAGAAATTGATGAATGACAAGGCACTGGTCAGGCATCTCTCCGCATGCGAGACTATGGGTTCAGCAAGCTGTATTTGCACTGATAAAACAGGGACTTTGACTACAAATCACATGGTTGTAGACAAAATATGGATTTGTGGACAAACTAAGGCCATTAAAAGCGGCAACAGTGAAAATGTGTTGAAGTCCTTCATTTCTGAACAAACATTTGATCTTCTTTTGCAATCCATATTCCAGAATACTGGCTCGGAGATAGTCAAAGGGCTAGATGGAAAGAACAAGATCATGGGTACTCCCACAGAATCCGCTTTGTTGGAATTTGGCTTGCTTTTGGGGGGTGATTCCAAGTTTTATAACGACAAGTATAAAATAGTGAAGGTTGAACCTTTCAATTCAATCAGAAAAAAGATGTCAGTGCTAGTGGCTCTTCCCGGTGGACCCAACAAGTATCGAGCATTCTGCAAAGGAGCATCAGAATTGGTCGTGGAAATGTGCGACAAAGTTGTCAACGCAGACGGAAAAGTGGTCAATTCGAACGAACAACAAAAGAGTAGCATCACAGAAGTTATCAACGGTTTTGCTTCTGAGGCTCTGAGAACACTCTGCATTGCCTACAAGGACACTGAAGGATCTTCTGAACGTGATCGTATTCCCGAGGACAAATACACGTTGATAGCTATTGTTGGGATCAAGGATCCAGTGAGGCCTGGAGTAAAAGAAGCTGTCAAGACTTGTTTAGAAGCTGGCATTATGGTTAGAATGGTGACTGGTGACAACATAAACACTGCCAAAGCAATAGCTAGAGAATGCGGTATATTTACAGATGGAATTGCGATAGAGGGACCAGATTTCCGGAACAAATCCCAGCAAGAATTGGAAAAGATAATACCCAAAATACAG GTAATGGCCCGATCCTTGCCCCTTGACAAGCACAAATTAGTGACCCATTTGAGGGAGGATTTTAATGAGGTTGTGGCAGTAACTGGGGATGGGACCAATGATGCCCCAGCGTTGCATGAGGCTGATATTGGACTTGCTATGGGCATTGCAGGGACAGAG GTTGCCAAAGAGAACGCTGATGTGATTGTAATGGATGATAACTTCTCAACCATAGTGAAGGTTACCAGATGGGGTCGTGCTGtttatattaatatacaaaaGTTTGTTCAGTTCCAGTTAACAGTTAATGTTGTAGCTCTCATGCTGAATTTCGTTTCAGCCTGTGTGTCAG GCTCTGCTCCTCTCAGTGCTGTCCAAATGCTTTGGGTAAACATGATCATGGACACTCTCGGCGCGTTGGCACTGGCTACAGAACCTCCTCATGATGGCCTGATGAAGAGGCCACCTATCGGAAAAAACTCTAAATTCATCACCAGGGTCATGTGGAGGAATATAATTGGTCAGAGCATCTATCAAATTATCGTCCTTTTGCTTCTCAAATTTCGTGGCAAAAAGATTCTCATGCTCGATGAACATGACGATACTACCTTGCTTCTCAATACCGTCATTTTCAACAGCTTTGTATTTTGTCAG GTGTTCAACGAGATAAACAGCCGTGACATGGAGAAGATCAATGTGTTCGAAGGCATGTTAAGCAGCTGGGTGTTCCTGATAGTGATGGGCATAACGATCTGCGCTCAAGTGATGATAGTTGAATGTCTGGGTGCTTTTGCTCAAACGGTACCGCTGAGCCGTGAACTGTGGTTAGCGAGCGTGATGATTGGTGCGGTGAGTTTAGTCATAGCTGTTGTCATTAAATGCATTCCAGTTCCATCCAGCACCTACGTCGCCACCCACCATGACGGTTACGAACAGCTCCCCACTGGCCCTGAGCTCGCATGA